The following are encoded together in the Plasmodium reichenowi strain SY57 chromosome 3, whole genome shotgun sequence genome:
- a CDS encoding kinesin-5, putative: MLRNSYNNDKSSCVNIKVIVRCRPLNEKEKNDINNEEVVRINNNEVILTINRNNEIYEKKYSFDYACDKDVDQKTLFNNYIYQIVDEVLEGFNCTLFCYGQTGTGKTYTMEGKILEHLKQYDNNKKVDLNESINSDISYCYELCENEDTGLIFRVTKRIFDILNKRKEEKIRHFKGKNNIFDEKDNEHINVISKETNGNNNNNNNDNNNNDNDNNDNDIIINNYNNLLYNKINIDKNDIYNDLKINNEHNNLLVNEKGRDINCDVLKKCNVDKNKNNDIYQGVEDKNMYDFNIKISYLEIYNEELCDLLSSTNENMKLRIYEDSNNKSKGLNVDKLEEKSINSFEEIYYIICSAIKKRRTAETAYNKKSSRSHSIFTITLIIKDINSVGESITKIGKLNLVDLAGSENALKSSYGSLKIRQQESCNINQSLLTLGRVINSLIENSSYIPYRDSKLTRLLQDSLGGKTKTFIVATISPSSLCIDETLSTLDYVFRAKNIKNRPEINIKTTKQLKIKDLNNEIEKLRNALNLSREKRGVYLDTEEYNNIQNSLKKNKEILLEKEKILFEKSKKIKNLLNKMDNTDDLQNKIFFFLKNTIQKYKNIQSFYQILIKKIIEEKYITQFLLKKYYSLEENYINQKKSFQQIKTNMSNIMHDNLLNLKKNLHQENHLVKDICKTILFILDDTKNYLVQNKKSYNDYINHFEELNSNINFKYNDTLNFILDHIDILQKYDHDYFSLSEHIKKQISQCKINIPHITHHLKQQAPSIIGAYNTNTLKKEKQNGQEKISEKQNEERISEQQNEEKICEQHNEERISEKQNEEKISEKQNEERISEQQNEEKICEQQNEERISEKQNEERISEKQNNDIPFDHIEESFNYTQNKEFIKDLLLNKQSEDIKNFDIKNFDIIKNLDKHESEKELYNAKSLIQYIKSICNIFHIFLNESFMLLEKKCHEKYIHWDKDKNIMNDNIQYIYKEYNALEKEENIIINNYKKIINEDIQQFKENIFKDIESVVNKNVEEIYEKINNKFDLLNKELYYDQSKKNYKSVFMNSVKKIDDTIQHFSQTNINDQNEYNNINNDIKTKITNYHTVLYNILSYLKKKSYIQEKEHNKYLNDTLNVYNNILYTNNLNIDKIINNFSTQTNINKTEKRKLYNVISEKILQNKNKETQEQKGGRIHMLKSNENIKLFNNIFEQNLNKCNMYIAEVMDILKKKDCVQDIPSASSYDVMENMEDEFYLNIKDDVQRIRDTFVNIVEMFTPTKMTSLNRDSTYDTNDDIHTDDNDNKNGDNNDDDNKNGDNNDDDNKNGGNNDDDNKNGDNNNYDDNNNYDDNNNYDDHNDRDNNNHIYYNYNDDNKMDQGDHHNNYLYNDDIIRQKLYLEVKNTLMKEIEQITTTQDIDLSNVFEQIDENFQFLIQDDKIIAHENNYSRYNSLNDHTTNTSILHNINNKVDKNKLNVKTNHNNLSLNEYMVYNKNTTDNLMQTIDETYQELNYLNNHEHNKRYDINTENMSVTSLKEYQRKKNINVQNVHIRNNYSNNNNNNNNNNNNNNKFQSTKIKAIENRVFPKKASPALKRIKEENYKNKKFKLPRTSKE; encoded by the exons atgCTCAGAaattcttataataatgataaatcAAGTTGcgtaaatataaaagttaTTGTAAGATGTAGACcattaaatgaaaaagaaaaaaacgatataaataatgaagagGTAGTTCgaattaataataatgaggTCATATTAACGATTAATAGAAACAATGAGATAtacgaaaaaaaatatagttTTGATTATGCATGTGATAAAGATGTGGACCAGAAAACCTTGTtcaataattatatttaccAAATAGTAGATGag GTTTTGGAAGGATTCAACTGTACGTTGTTTTGCTATGGACAGACCGGGACGGGTAAGACATATACAATGGAAGGGAAAATACTCGAACACCTGAAAcaatatgataataataaaaaggtAGATTTAAATGAAAGTATTAATAGCGACATAAGCTATTGCTATGAACTTTGTGAGAATGAGGATACTGGACTTATATTTCGAGTTACTAAAAGAATATTcgatatattaaataaaaggAAAGAAGAAAAGATTCGACATTTTAAAGgaaagaataatatatttgatgAAAAGGATAACgaacatataaatgtaataagTAAGGAAACtaatggtaataataataataataataatgataataataataatgataatgataataatgataatgatattattattaataattataataatttattatataacaaaataaatattgataaaaatgatatttataatgatttaaaaattaataatgaacataataatttgttaGTTAATGAAAAGGGTAGAGATATTAATTGTgatgttttaaaaaaatgtaatgtagataaaaataagaataatgatatttatCAAGGAGTTGAGGATAAGAATATGTACGactttaatataaaaattagctatctagaaatatataatgaagaaTTATGTGATTTATTAAGTTCAACAAATGAGAATATGAAACTTCGAATATATGAagatagtaataataaaagtaaagGATTAAATGTTGATAAGTTAGAAGAAAAAAGTATTAATTCATttgaagaaatatattatattatatgttcagctattaaaaaaagaaggaCGGCCGAAACGGcttataataaaaaatcgAGTAGAAGTCATTCTATTTTTACTATAacattaattataaaagatataaatagtGTGGGAGAGAGTATAACAAAAATAggaaaattaaatttaGTTGATTTAGCTGGTAGTGAAAATGCTTTGAAAAGTTCCTATGGTTCTTTAAAGATTAGACAACAAGAAAGttgtaatataaatcaaTCTTTATTAACTTTAGGTAGAGTTATAAATTCGTTGATTGAGAATTCATCTTATATTCCTTACAGAGATTCTAAATTAACTAGATTATTACAAGATTCATTAGGTGGGAAAACGAAAACATTTATTGTTGCTACTATATCACCTTCTTCATTATGTATTGATGAGACTCTAAGTACATTAGATTATGTGTTTCGAGCTaagaatattaaaaatagacctgaaataaatataaaaacaacaaaacaattaaaaataaaggatttaaataatgaaatagAAAAGTTAAGAAATGCTTTGAATTTAAGTAGAGAAAAGAGAGGTGTTTATCTTGATACagaagaatataataatatacaaaatagtctaaagaaaaataaagaaatattattagaaaaagaaaaaatcctttttgaaaaaagtaaaaaaataaaaaatctattaaataaaatggatAATACAGATgatttacaaaataaaatatttttctttttaaaaaatacaattcaaaaatataaaaatatacaatcattttatcaaatattaattaaaaaaataattgaagaaaaatatattacacaattcttattaaagaaatattattctttagaagaaaattatataaatcaaaaaaaatcttttcaacaaattaaaacaaatatgTCTAACATAATGCATGATAATCTTTTAaatctaaaaaaaaatcttcATCAAGAAAATCATCTTGTAAAAGATATATGTAAAACCATCTTATTCATTTTAGATGATACCAAAAATTATCTagtacaaaataaaaaatcttataatgattatattaACCATTTTGAAGAACTTAATAGTAacattaattttaaatataatgatacTCTCAATTTTATACTCGACCATATTgatattttacaaaaatatgatCATGATTATTTCTCTCTGTCCgaacatattaaaaagcAAATATCACaatgtaaaataaatataccACATATAACTCATCACCTTAAACAACAAGCTCCATCAATTATTGGTGcatataatacaaatacattaaaaaaagaaaaacaaaatggtcaagaaaaaatatctgaaaaacaaaatgaagaaaGAATATCTGAACaacaaaatgaagaaaagaTATGTGAACAACATAATGAAGAAAGAATATCtgaaaaacaaaatgaagaaaaaatatctgaaaaacaaaatgaagaaaGAATATCTGAACaacaaaatgaagaaaagaTATGTGAACaacaaaatgaagaaaGAATATCtgaaaaacaaaatgaagaaaGAATATCtgaaaaacaaaataatgatattcCATTTGACCATATAGAGGAATCATTTAATTATACACAGAATAAAgaatttataaaagatttattattaaataaacaaagtgaagatataaaaaattttgatataaaaaattttgatattataaaaaatttagaTAAACACGAATCtgaaaaagaattatataatgcAAAATCAttaatacaatatattaaaagtatatgtaatatatttcatatatttttaaacgAATCATTTATGTTActagaaaaaaaatgtcatgaaaaatatatacactGGGATAAGgacaaaaatattatgaatgataatatccaatatatttataaagaatataatgCTCTTGAAAAGGAGgagaatattataattaataattataaaaaaattataaatgaagatatacaacaatttaaagaaaatattttcaaagATATTGAATCAgttgtaaataaaaatgtggAAGAgatttatgaaaaaattaataacaagttcgatttattaaataaagaattatattatgaccagtctaaaaaaaattataaatcTGTTTTCATGAATTCTGTAAAAAAGATAGATGATACTATACAACATTTTTCTCAAACCAATATAAATGAtcaaaatgaatataataatattaataatgatattaaaaCCAAGATAACAAATTATCATActgttttatataacatattatcgtatttaaaaaaaaaaagttatattCAAGAAAAggaacataataaatatttaaatgataccttaaatgtttataataatatattatatacaaataatctaaatattgataaaaTCATAAATAACTTTTCAACTCAAACCaatataaacaaaacaGAGAAACGAAAGttatataatgttatatCTGAAAAgattttacaaaataaaaataaagaaacaCAAGAACAAAAAGGGGGACGTATACATATGTTAAAGTctaatgaaaatataaaactttttaataatatatttgaacAAAATTTAAACAAATGTAATATGTACATAGCAGAAGTAATGgacatattaaaaaaaaaagattgCGTCCAAGACATCCCAAGTGCATCAAGCTATGATGTCATGGAAAATATGGAGGATGAATTCTATCTAAATATAAAGGATGATGTACAAAGGATAAGGGATACATTTGTGAATATTGTAGAAATGTTTACTCCGACCAAAATGACATCTCTGAATAGGGATTCTACCTACGATACGAATGATGATATTCACACggatgataatgataataaaaatggtgacaataatgatgatgataataaaaatggtgacaataatgatgatgataacaaaaatggtggcaataatgatgatgataacaaaaatggtgataataataattatgatgataataataattatgatgataataataattatgacGATCATAATGATCGTGACAATAATAAtcacatttattataattataatgatgataataaaatggaTCAAGGCgatcatcataataattatctttataatgatgatatcATAAGACAGAAATTATACTTAGAAGTTAAAAATACCTTGATGAAAGAAATAGAACAGATTACAACAACACAAGATATAGATTTAAGTAATGTATTTGAACAAATCGATGAAAACTTCCAGTTTCTTATTCAAGATGATAAAATTATAGCacatgaaaataattacTCTCGTTACAATAGTTTAAATGATCATACAACGAATACTAGTATActtcataatataaataataaagtcgataaaaataaattaaatgtaAAAACTAATCACAATAATCTATCcttaaatgaatatatggtatataataagaatacAACGGATAATCTTATGCAAACAATAGATGAAACATATCAAgaattaaattatttaaataacCATGAGcataataaaagatatgatataaatacaGAAAATATGAGTGTAACGAGTTTAAAAGAATACcaaagaaagaaaaatataaatgttcaaaatgttcatataagaaataattattcaaataataacaacaataataataataataataataataataataaatttcaatctacaaaaattaaagcTATTGAAAATAGGGTATTTCCTAAAAAGGCATCCCCTGCTTTAAAACgtataaaagaagaaaactacaaaaataaaaaatttaaacTACCAAGAACATCCAAGgaataa
- a CDS encoding 40S ribosomal protein S11, putative has translation MATALDVQHERAYQKQEGASFFNSKKIKKGSKSYIRYWKKVGLGFATPKEAKEGVYVDKKCPFTGNVSIRGRILKGMVISNKMKRTIIIRRNYLHYVKKYNRFEKRHKNIPCHCSPCFDVKEGDIVTVGQCRPLSKTVRFNVLHVEKHQIFGSARKQFVLF, from the exons ATGGCAACAGCATTAGATGTTCAA CATGAGAGAGCTTACCAAAAACAAGAAGGAGCAAGTTTTTTTAACTCcaagaaaataaagaaagGCTCCAAGAGTTATATAAGATACTGGAAAAAGGTTGGATTAGGATTCGCTACCCCTAAAGAAGCCAAGGAAGGTGTTTATGTAGATAAGAAATGCCCATTCACAGGAAATGTATCAATTAGGGGAAGAATATTGAAAGGTATGGTTATTTCAAACAAAATGAAGAGAACAATTATAATTAGAAGAAACTATTTACACTATGTCAAGAAATATAACAGATTTGAAAAAAgacataaaaatattccaTGCCACTGTTCTCCATGTTTTGACGTAAAGGAAGGTGACATAGTAACAGTTGGTCAATGCAG GCCATTATCAAAAACTGTAAGATTTAACGTTTTACATGTAGAGAAACACCAAATCTTTGGAAGTGCCAGAAAACaatttgttttgttttaa